Below is a window of Fulvitalea axinellae DNA.
AATGTTTTCTTGGGTCAGGCTTCGCCCGCCTTGAGTGAGGAAAGGTATTTCAGAGCCTCCGTAGTAACTTCCGTTAGGCGCCGTGACGGGGTTGGTTGGCCACCTTCTGGCTATATTGTGCAGATAAAGACCTCTGTCGTAACTGGGGACATCAAGGTCGGAGCGACTAATATTGATATTAGCGCCGAGTTTTAACCAGTCGGTGACCTTGCTGTTGATTTTGGCATTCATCGTGTACCGGTCGGACTCGTCGTCGCCGAAATTCATGATGCCTTCGCGTGTAAAGTATGACCCGGACAAGTAATAGCTCGTGTTTTTCTGTTTTCCGGAGACGCTGAAGTTATGCTGTTGCCAAGATACTTGGTCCTTGTACATTACGTCAAACCAGTCGACGTTGGCGTTGGCGCCGGAATACGCTTTCCAACCCGTGCCTGAGGAGTTGGCTGTGGTGCCGGGAGTGCCTTCAGGATCGGCCATATGCTGTTTGATCAGCTCAATGGTATTGTCGGAAAAGACGGCGCCGCCTCCACTGTTTTTCGCCGCTTCGTTAAAATAATTGGCGAAATCGAGCGAGTTCATCATTTTCGGACGCAACAATGGCGAAGCAAACACGAAGTTGTTGGAATAATTCACCGAGATGTTATCGGATCCTTCTCCACTTTTGGTGGTGATGAGAATGACTCCAAAAGCCGCTCTCGAACCGTAAATGGCCGTTGACGAAGCGTCTTTGAGTACCGATACGCTTTCGATGTCGTTCGGGTTGAGTTTGTTGATGTCGGAGGCGTTTTCCAGTGGCATTCCGTCAACGAGAATATAAGGCGAGGAACCATTGGAACTTATAGAACCGAATCCCCTGATTCGCATGCCCATTTCGGCGTCGAGTTCACCGCCTCCGCTACCGATTTGGAGAAGAAGGCCTGGCGCGGCGCCTTGCAACGCCTGCTGAACATTTGCGACAGGACGGTTTTCGAGTTCCTTGGCGGTCACCACGTCAACGGCACCCGTTACGTTGACTTTTTTCTGCACCCCGTAACCGATAACGACAACTTCATCCAGAACTTCGGTATCAACCTCCAGTTGAACGGAAATATCGCTTCTGTTTTTGACGGAGATTTCCATATCCTTATACCCGATGAAGGAAAAGACCAGCACGTCGGTATCTTTTACTTTCAGATGGTATTTTCCGTGGATATCGGTAGTCGTCCCTTGGGTTTGCCCTTTTATAATTACGTTTACGCCCGGAAGCGCTTCGTCGCCCTCGCCAGTGACAATTCCCGTTACCGCTCTCGATTTTTCTTGGGGAAGAGCTACCGCCATTTCCAGCTCGGCTTTCGGAAACACGAGAATGTGGGATTTCATGACTTTGTAATCAAGGCTGGTGTTTTTCAGCAGCTTTGACATGATCTCTTTGATAGGGGCGTCTTTGAAGATGAAATGAACTTTCTGTTTGGCGTCCACTTCCTTGGCTTTGAAAAAAACTCGATAACCCGTTTTTTTTCGTATGGTGGTGAAAGCCTCTTTGAGGGTCTGTCCCTCAATAGACAGGCTGTAGCGTTTGGCGTTTGTTTCCGAAGCCGTTGCCTGAGGGGGGCTCCAACTCAAAAAAAACAATAACACTAGTGGCAATAATAAAGATTTCGCCTTAAAAAAATGAAAGCGATACCTTTGGGTAGAGAATTTTCCCATAATTTTACCTTTGATTTTGAAAATTTAAGAATGGCCGGGAACGGGTGGAGCCGTGCCCGGCTTAATTTTTTCGCAAAAGTTGATCAGGCTACACCTTTATTCAGGCATTGCCGACCTTTTGGGGAAAGAATCCTGTGACAGTTCTAAAACTATCGGGTTTCCCGTCTTTTATTTCCGTAAAAAAGAGACGAAAAGTGTCCAACGTGTACCCTTACGGGGTATTAGTCGTAAACCGAATGGTTCCGGTCATTCGATCGTCACTCTTTTTTCTTGGAAACTATATTCAATATCTGTTCTGAAACCGAAGAGTTCCATGGCGTATTCTATATCGTCGGATTCCGCAAACTGACCGGAGAAGGTCTCCAGGGCGAAGGAAGCGTTCCGGTTGTCGATATCCACATCGAACCAACGTTCCAGCGCGGCTTCCAACTCTTCGAAGGAGCGGTCCTCGAAAATAAGCAAGCCGTCTTTCCAGCTTACATATTCCTCTACGTTAACCTTCCTGATCACCAGTTTCTTGTTGTTGTCCGTTCTGACGAGAGCTTGTTGTCCGGGTTTGAGGTGGCGGGACTCCCTTTCGTCAAACTGGTAAAGGGCAACTTTTCCTTCTCGTAACGTCACGGCCTTATTCTCGCCTTTATAATTGGACACATTGAATTCAGTTCCCAGCACTTTGACATTCAGGCCTCCCATCCTTACGAGAAAGGGTTTATTGGAAGTTGTGACCTTAAAAAAAGCTTCCCCTTCGATAAATACTTCTCGGGCGTATCCTGAGAAGCGGTCCGGAAAGGTGAGTTTGGAAGAAGAGTTTACAGCCACTGCTGTTCCGTCTGCCAGAAGCACATTTATGCGTTTGCCCCTCGGGACTTCGAGAGATGTCATTTTTTTTTGGATACTTGCACTA
It encodes the following:
- a CDS encoding FecR family protein, which produces MEKETSDIEALIAESLCGELSEKGRDRLDNWLRKSQENRTRYESAKTVWNNSGELFRPTRSIPEPLFLKKKQEGLKKGRNIFTARKVIWWTAGLAASIVVFATLSYMFFSPAYFRKGSVGNLSEDRQITVSFGDNEKKSISELRLSKNLGNVIYDTATNTIKVNKPFSASIQKKMTSLEVPRGKRINVLLADGTAVAVNSSSKLTFPDRFSGYAREVFIEGEAFFKVTTSNKPFLVRMGGLNVKVLGTEFNVSNYKGENKAVTLREGKVALYQFDERESRHLKPGQQALVRTDNNKKLVIRKVNVEEYVSWKDGLLIFEDRSFEELEAALERWFDVDIDNRNASFALETFSGQFAESDDIEYAMELFGFRTDIEYSFQEKRVTIE